One stretch of Suricata suricatta isolate VVHF042 chromosome 13, meerkat_22Aug2017_6uvM2_HiC, whole genome shotgun sequence DNA includes these proteins:
- the TMEM8B gene encoding transmembrane protein 8B isoform X4 translates to MAQPLSRPLVLSLSSPWTSAPPSPRFPDRSQPRPGSQRMPRSRSQPRPPFQSQSQCLSWPLTPPMPVFHLLSQIPAHPLSQPHSPCLLKPRAQTLPLLQSPSQPLLPSHSLPLFKPQCLAQPNPLSQPLPSSLCLPKSLPLPTPLSHTVPLSQPRLRFGLQLPPALLLLLLFSVLGPGAGGLFLTDYSTCSPRKLSPFRSFASTELFHFHIPEDTFLAVWNLIIFKEQGGTFGDHCPDQSVTVYFRSGAPPVINPLHTHFPGDTAVPGVFSLTLSWTLPNRTSGIFNVSSPLPGDWFLAAHLPQAHGHISVKGLQDECQYLLQPQLIVRRLLDVAVLVPGRPSEQTLSPHNRSALYKVFVPSFTYRVSAQLICVGSRGASACPLTLRLRPKAPPLHNSSSVSCGGASMCQLELALPPWGHWIYVRVEIPSRGPGRTIRFQLCVRLQECPQPSLSRVLVPGAAMNMPQSLGNQPLPPEPPSPGASPEGPGATSPPEHCWPVRPTLRNELDTFSVHFYIFFGPSVALPPERPAVFALRLLPVLDSGGVLSLELQLNVSSLRQENVTVFGCLTHEVPLSLGDAAVTCSKDSLAGFLLSVSATSRVARLRIPFPQTGTWFLTLRSLCGVGPRYMRCRNATAEVRLRTFLSPCVDDCGPYGQCKLLRTHNYLYAACECKAGWRGWGCTDSADALTYGFQLLSTLLLCLSNLMFLPPVVLAIRSRYVLEAAVYTFTMFFSTFYHACDQPGIVVFCIMDYDVLQFCDFLGSLMSVWVTVIAMARLQPVVKQTVRSVRRRHCYPPTWRRWLFYLCPGSLIAGSAVLLYAFVETRDNYFYIHSIWHMLIAGSVGFLLPPRAKTDHRVPSGARARGCGYQLCINEQEELGLVGPGGATVSSICAS, encoded by the exons ATGGCCCAACCCTTGTCCCGGCCCCTCGTCCTATCCCTATCCAGCCCTTGGACCTCAGCCCCGCCCTCGCCCCGCTTCCCAGATCGGTCCCAGCCCCGGCCTGGGTCCCAGCGAATGCCCAGGTCTAGGTCCCAACCCAGGCCCCCCTTCCAGTCCCAGTCCCAGTGTCTGTCCTGGCCTCTAACCCCGCCTATGCCCGTATTCCACCTTCTGTCACAAATCCCAGCCCATCCCCTGTCCCAACCCCATTCCCCGTGTTTGCTTAAGCCCCGGGCCCAAACCCTGCCCTTGCTCCAGTCCCCATCACAGCCCCTCCTTCCATCCCATTCCCTGCCCTTGTTCAagccccagtgcctagcacagccCAATCCATTATCTCAGCCTTTGCCCTCGTCTCTGTGTTTACCCAAGTCTCTCCCACTACCCACCCCCCTCTCTCATACCgtgcccctctcccagcctcgACTCAGGTTTGGGCTCCAGCTGCCGCCAGCCTTATTGCTGCTGTTGCTGTTCTCTGTCCTTGGCCCAGGGGCTG GAGGCCTCTTCCTGACTGACTACTCCACCTGCTCACCCCGCAAGCTGAGTCCCTTCCGCTCCTTTGCCAGCACCGAGCTCTTCCACTTCCACATTCCTGAGGACACGTTCCTGGCTGTTTGGAACCTCATCATCTTCAAGGAGCAGGGGGGAACCTTTGGGGACCACTGCCCAGACCAAAGTGTGACTGT GTATTTCCGGTCCGGGGCACCCCCTGTCATCAatcccctgcacacacacttcCCAGGGGACACAGCTGTGCCTGGGGTTTTCTCACTGACCCTCAGCTGGACACTGCCCAACCGCACCTCAGGCATCTTTAACGTCAGCAGCCCCTTACCTGGGGACTGGTTCTTGGCTGCCCACCTTCCCCAGGCGCATGGCCACATCTCTGTCAAG GGTCTCCAGGATGAGTGTCAGTACCTCCTTCAGCCGCAGCTGATTGTCCGGCGTTTGCTGGATGTTGCTGTGCTGGTGCCTGGCCGTCCCTCAGAGCAAACCCTCTCCCCCCACAACCGCTCAGCCCTGTACAA ggtCTTTGTGCCCAGCTTTACTTACAGGGTTTCAGCACAGCTGATATGTGTGGGGAGCCGCGGGGCATCGGCCTGCCCCCTGACACTGCGCCTACGTCCCaaggccccacccctgcacaaCTCAAGCTCTGTATCTTGTGGAGGTGCCTCGATGTGCCAGCTGGAGCTGGCACTACCCCCCTGGGGCCACTGGATCTACGTGCGTGTGGAGATACCATCCCGGGGTCCTGGCAGGACCATCCGCTTCCAGCTGTGTGTGCGGTTGCAAG AGTGTCCGCAGCCCAGCCTGTCCCGGGTCCTGGTCCCTGGAGCTGCCATGAACATGCCCCAGTCCCTGGGCAACCAGCCACTGCCCCCAGAGCCACCATCCCCAGGGGCCTCTCCTGAGGGGCCTGGGGCCACATCTCCACCAGAGCACTGCTGGCCAGTGCGCCCAACACTGCGTAACGAGCTGGATACCTTCTCTGTCCACTTCTACATCTTCTTTGGCCCCAGCGTGGCCCTCCCCCCTGAGCGCCCGGCAGTATTTGCTCTGCGGCTGCTGCCAGTGCTGGACAGTGGGGGTGTCCTCAGCCTGGAGCTCCAGCTCAATGTG AGCTCCCTGCGCCAGGAAAACGTGACAGTGTTCGGCTGCCTGACTCACGAGGTGCCCTTGAGCCTTGGGGATGCAGCAGTGACCTGTTCTAAAG ACTCCCTGGCTGGCTTCCTCCTCTCTGTCAGTGCCACGTCCAGAGTGGCCAGGCTGCGAATCCCCTTCCCACAGACTGGGACCTGGTTCCTGACTCTGCGCTCTCTGTGCGGCGTGGGGCCTCg GTACATGCGGTGCCGGAACGCAACGGCCGAGGTGCGGCTGCGCACTTTCCTGTCCCCTTGCGTGGACGACTGTGGACCCTATGGCCAGTGCAAGCTGTTGCGCACGCACAACTACCTGTACGCGGCCTGCGAGTGCAAGGCCG GGTGGCGGGGCTGgggctgcactgacagtgcagatgcGCTCACCTATGGATTCCAGCTGCTGTCTACACTACTGCTCTGCCTGAGCAACCTCATGTTTTTGCCACCCGTGGTCCTGGCCATTCGGAGCCGATATGTGCTGGAAGCTGCTGTCTACACCTTCACCATGTTCTTCTCCACG TTTTACCATGCCTGTGACCAGCCAGGCATTGTGGTTTTCTGCATCATGGACTACGATGTGCTGCAGTTCTGTGATTTCCTGGGCTCCTTAATGTCCGTGTGGGTCACTGTCATTGCCATGGCTCGTTTACAGCCCGTGGTCAAGCAG ACAGTACGCAGCGTCCGCCGCCGGCACTGCTACCCACCCACGTGGCGCCGCTGGCTTTTCTACCTGTGCCCGGGCAGCCTTATTGCAGGCAGTGCTGTCCTACTCTATGCTTTTGTGGAGACCCGAGACAACTACTTCTACATTCACAGCATTTGGCATATGCTCATCGCTGGCAGTGTGGGCTTCTTGCTGCCCCCGCGTGCCAAGACTGACCACCGGGTCCCGTCTGGAGCCCGGGCCCGGGGCTGCGGTTACCAGCTGTGTATCAATGAGCAGGAGGAGCTGGGCCTTGTGGGCCCAGGAGGGGCCACTGTCAGCAGCATCTGTGCCAGCTGA